A genomic segment from Chitinophaga niabensis encodes:
- a CDS encoding T9SS type A sorting domain-containing protein produces MKKIYWLYICLLPTLAFAQTQSNITTPKGSTVNAFIISEASPAARANADIAVATQYPNAVQSSYFNDGFSSSARFNCHSYAWNMIEGGPVRWIGVGTTTHEDIYMTDGSYVQVCTETYPGKVSLGIGDHSAITTSTPGIWKSKWGAQALVEHSSNDHPYYKFDYTYYVSTAISGPAEVCSPSVFSVQNISGATYSWTSSSNLIVSGSGHSVTVSGTGSNGPGWVEVYISTGCGIATRRLNVFKGTPGLLTHTIETLFDPTQLCYLAGNTYTWVLSPHGPTPGVTDIYFMVFESANGPGSPIQGGYMQSMDVSFGWYPTNYTFMAWGVNGCGAGLITQKDVTTYYNCDGPMFRMEVSPNPTSGQLIVTLDKELSEEKVTFELFDFNTNERKRIWTQQNGYGRHNLSLHGLKKGLYILTVTKGKSKSSKKVIIQ; encoded by the coding sequence ATGAAAAAGATTTACTGGTTATATATATGCCTGTTACCCACGCTTGCTTTTGCACAAACACAAAGCAATATCACCACACCCAAAGGCAGCACCGTAAATGCATTTATTATATCTGAAGCAAGTCCGGCCGCGAGAGCTAACGCGGATATTGCTGTTGCCACACAATACCCTAACGCAGTGCAAAGTTCATATTTTAATGATGGTTTTAGTTCCTCAGCCAGGTTTAATTGCCATAGCTATGCCTGGAACATGATAGAGGGCGGGCCGGTAAGGTGGATAGGTGTGGGCACTACCACCCACGAAGATATTTACATGACAGATGGAAGTTATGTGCAGGTATGCACAGAAACATACCCTGGCAAGGTTTCCCTGGGTATTGGAGATCACTCGGCCATCACAACATCCACACCCGGTATCTGGAAATCTAAATGGGGAGCGCAGGCTTTGGTGGAACATAGCAGTAATGATCATCCCTATTATAAGTTTGATTATACTTATTATGTATCCACAGCTATCTCAGGCCCCGCAGAAGTTTGCAGCCCTTCTGTATTTTCTGTACAGAACATTTCCGGCGCAACGTATAGCTGGACGAGCAGCAGCAATTTGATCGTTAGTGGTTCCGGCCATTCAGTTACAGTGAGTGGTACTGGTTCCAACGGCCCGGGATGGGTGGAAGTTTATATCTCTACCGGATGCGGTATTGCCACACGGAGGTTGAATGTGTTTAAAGGCACACCCGGCTTGCTTACACATACCATCGAAACGCTCTTTGATCCTACACAGCTCTGTTACCTGGCCGGTAATACATATACCTGGGTATTAAGCCCCCATGGCCCTACACCCGGTGTAACGGATATTTACTTCATGGTGTTTGAATCAGCGAATGGCCCGGGCTCACCCATACAGGGAGGTTATATGCAAAGTATGGATGTTTCTTTTGGCTGGTACCCCACTAATTATACATTTATGGCCTGGGGTGTAAATGGTTGCGGTGCAGGATTGATCACCCAGAAAGATGTAACTACGTATTATAATTGCGACGGGCCTATGTTCCGGATGGAAGTTTCACCTAACCCCACTTCCGGCCAGCTTATTGTAACGTTAGATAAAGAATTGTCTGAGGAAAAAGTAACCTTTGAATTGTTCGATTTCAATACGAATGAACGTAAAAGGATCTGGACTCAGCAGAATGGCTATGGCAGGCATAATCTTAGCCTGCATGGCCTGAAGAAAGGATTATACATCCTCACCGTTACAAAAGGAAAATCGAAGTCATCGAAAAAAGTGATCATTCAGTAA
- a CDS encoding serine hydrolase domain-containing protein yields the protein MKRSLCVFFLFAVSIAQAQNRLARIDQFINGEIKANHIAGANALIIRNGNVVYNKSFGYADLPSKRLLKSDDIFRIASFTKAVTALAAMMLWEEGKFLLDEPVSKYLPAFKNMQVVDTFNPKDSSYTTKPANREITIRDLLRHTSGLAYPVPYLSEDRMVAIYSKAGIRLGMGTTAITNKQAMEALAKVPLQHQPGEHFTYGLSSDLLGYLVETWSGQSLPAFYQQRIFLPLEMQDTYFTIPAAKQSRLVSIHQPMADGSIVKVDYPIYDKADPSYPNQPSTFFSGGAGLSGTIGDYAKFLTLFLNKGTYKGKRLLSSKTVDLMLSNQLPEGTTASPVPQMTAGFAFGLGFALETEKNDYVLPLTVGSFSWDGAFQTHYFADPKEHLIGIIFTQQYFSPYWSNGEKFRNMVYQAIAQE from the coding sequence ATGAAACGTTCATTATGCGTATTCTTTCTCTTCGCGGTTAGCATTGCGCAGGCTCAAAACAGGCTGGCCAGGATAGACCAGTTCATTAACGGCGAAATAAAAGCAAATCATATTGCAGGTGCCAATGCCCTGATCATCCGGAATGGCAATGTAGTGTATAACAAGTCCTTCGGTTATGCAGACCTACCATCAAAACGACTTTTAAAAAGTGATGATATTTTCAGGATCGCTTCTTTCACCAAAGCAGTAACGGCGCTTGCAGCCATGATGCTTTGGGAAGAAGGCAAGTTCCTGCTGGATGAACCGGTTTCCAAATACCTGCCGGCCTTTAAGAACATGCAGGTGGTGGATACTTTTAATCCGAAGGACAGCAGCTATACTACTAAACCTGCCAACAGGGAGATCACCATCCGTGATCTGCTGCGGCACACTTCCGGGCTCGCCTATCCCGTTCCTTATCTCAGCGAGGATAGAATGGTGGCAATTTATTCAAAGGCCGGTATAAGGCTTGGAATGGGCACTACGGCGATCACTAACAAACAAGCCATGGAAGCACTGGCAAAAGTGCCTTTACAGCATCAACCGGGCGAACACTTCACCTATGGATTAAGCAGTGACCTGCTGGGATACCTTGTAGAGACCTGGAGCGGACAATCTCTGCCGGCGTTTTACCAGCAGCGGATCTTCCTGCCTTTGGAGATGCAGGATACTTATTTTACGATCCCTGCTGCGAAACAAAGCCGCCTGGTGAGTATCCATCAGCCAATGGCAGATGGCAGTATTGTAAAGGTTGACTATCCCATTTATGATAAAGCGGATCCATCCTATCCTAATCAGCCCAGTACTTTCTTTTCCGGTGGTGCAGGGCTGAGTGGTACTATCGGGGATTATGCAAAATTCCTGACCTTGTTCTTAAACAAAGGCACGTATAAAGGGAAGCGGTTACTCAGTTCTAAAACCGTAGACCTCATGCTGAGCAATCAATTGCCCGAGGGTACTACTGCTTCCCCTGTTCCGCAGATGACGGCCGGTTTTGCATTCGGTTTAGGTTTTGCACTGGAAACAGAAAAGAATGATTATGTGCTGCCGTTGACTGTGGGAAGCTTCAGTTGGGATGGGGCTTTTCAGACGCATTATTTTGCAGACCCTAAGGAGCATTTGATCGGGATCATTTTTACGCAGCAGTATTTCTCTCCATACTGGTCTAATGGGGAAAAGTTCAGGAATATGGTTTACCAGGCTATAGCTCAGGAATAG
- a CDS encoding winged helix-turn-helix transcriptional regulator, which yields MHLIHSEKCGVRRAMMLIGSKWKMVLIGCLKDGMQRYGELKRSIPDISEKMLIQELKDLVEAGLVEKTSYPEVPPRVEYRLTEKGQKAIPVWEMVERFGCDYL from the coding sequence ATGCATTTAATTCATAGTGAGAAGTGTGGTGTGAGAAGGGCAATGATGCTGATCGGGAGCAAATGGAAAATGGTTTTGATCGGTTGCCTGAAAGATGGTATGCAACGGTATGGTGAATTAAAACGCTCCATTCCGGATATCAGTGAAAAGATGCTCATTCAGGAACTGAAAGACCTGGTGGAAGCAGGGCTGGTAGAAAAAACATCTTACCCGGAAGTACCTCCCAGGGTGGAATACCGTTTAACGGAAAAAGGACAGAAAGCTATACCTGTATGGGAGATGGTGGAAAGGTTCGGGTGCGATTACCTGTAA
- a CDS encoding gliding motility-associated C-terminal domain-containing protein → MKKYLLFFLFLSFFQYSFSQQKQWYQWYYGKGVGLDFRTIGPTMITGSALNQMEGSASVADENGALLFYTDGVTVYNKLHQVMVNGTNLRGNISSTQSALIVPKPGDKNIYYIFTVPWRGDTDPLNGLMYSEVDMRLDGGNGAITALKNIAIAGSCYEKLGAVKHCNNRDVWVTSYIRTSNTFISYLVTPSGISAVPVISGSGMRIVPADQTEGYLRYSSNGRKMAVAFYELGFQIFDFNNQTGELTNPISFNSWDFPANYLSPYGIEFSYNSQNLYISSTNSWGGGGELLSMDLSSFTKNDILASVRQVLPWDDFREVFSLALGPDKRIYMAEKITSTYTSVLTDPDNRDRPGYSVYNFRSGNTTLGLPNIIAGGNDENDAVINTDYVCNELRTIYSFNSVNPPDSVHWHFGDGTDTTRIPNGIHDFAAEGNYNISLILYYPCHTDTIWQDLDMRIPVVNLGNDTAVCIGKPLTLKSDLAGTAYAWNTGNTTPEINVTQSGTYSVEVTYGVNNCKTQDEIYVDFRPYPELKALRDTFICDNIPVQLDVDIQQPGALYYWQQVQQGPAISITQPGTWHVRISLNGCDTATSFNVVQDALPRFELGPPVQICYNDKLVLDQSQYNYPRYTWQDGSHAASITVRQGGKYYLETANRCGTYSDTLIVMQKDCEPEFVFPTAFSPNKDGVNDLLRPVFRGNITDYLLQVYSRWGNLLYQSNNPHQGWDGRQNGTLLPQGSYIWHLQYRSLTTKEIKHNTGSVVLIN, encoded by the coding sequence ATGAAAAAGTACTTGCTCTTTTTTCTTTTCCTTTCCTTTTTTCAATATTCCTTTAGTCAGCAGAAACAATGGTACCAATGGTATTATGGCAAGGGCGTGGGTCTCGACTTCCGTACGATCGGGCCTACCATGATCACCGGCAGCGCATTGAACCAGATGGAAGGCTCCGCATCCGTTGCAGATGAAAACGGGGCGCTTTTATTTTATACAGATGGCGTTACGGTTTACAATAAATTGCACCAGGTAATGGTGAACGGCACTAACCTGCGGGGAAATATATCCAGTACACAATCCGCCCTGATCGTTCCTAAACCGGGCGACAAAAATATCTACTACATCTTTACAGTACCCTGGCGCGGAGATACCGATCCCCTGAACGGATTAATGTATTCTGAAGTGGATATGCGGCTGGATGGCGGCAATGGGGCTATTACGGCCCTTAAAAACATTGCGATCGCAGGGAGTTGTTATGAAAAGCTGGGGGCCGTGAAACATTGTAATAACAGGGATGTATGGGTTACTTCGTACATTCGTACCAGTAATACCTTTATTTCTTACCTGGTTACTCCTTCCGGTATCAGCGCTGTGCCTGTTATCAGCGGCAGCGGTATGCGGATAGTGCCGGCAGACCAGACAGAAGGATATCTCCGTTATTCCAGCAACGGGCGGAAAATGGCGGTAGCTTTCTACGAGCTGGGATTTCAGATCTTCGATTTTAATAATCAAACGGGTGAGCTAACGAATCCCATCTCCTTTAATTCCTGGGATTTTCCGGCTAATTATCTATCTCCCTACGGGATTGAATTCTCCTACAACAGCCAGAACCTCTATATCAGCTCTACCAATTCCTGGGGCGGCGGCGGGGAATTGCTGAGCATGGACCTTTCCAGCTTTACAAAGAACGACATCCTTGCTTCTGTCAGACAGGTGTTGCCATGGGATGATTTCAGGGAAGTATTCAGCCTAGCCCTGGGGCCGGATAAAAGGATCTATATGGCTGAAAAAATAACCAGCACTTATACCAGCGTATTAACAGACCCGGATAACCGCGACCGGCCGGGTTACAGTGTTTATAATTTCAGGTCCGGTAATACAACGCTGGGACTTCCCAATATTATAGCCGGGGGGAACGATGAAAATGATGCGGTTATCAACACAGATTATGTTTGTAATGAACTGAGAACGATCTACAGTTTTAACAGTGTGAACCCTCCGGATTCCGTTCACTGGCATTTTGGAGATGGTACGGATACCACACGTATACCCAATGGCATCCACGATTTTGCAGCAGAAGGCAATTACAACATCAGCCTCATCCTCTATTATCCCTGCCATACTGATACCATCTGGCAGGACCTTGATATGCGAATCCCTGTTGTAAACCTGGGCAACGATACAGCAGTGTGTATCGGTAAACCGCTTACGTTGAAAAGTGATCTTGCCGGAACTGCTTACGCCTGGAATACGGGGAATACAACGCCTGAAATAAATGTTACACAATCCGGCACTTACTCAGTGGAAGTAACCTATGGTGTAAATAACTGCAAAACACAGGATGAAATTTATGTTGACTTCAGGCCTTATCCCGAACTAAAGGCATTGCGCGATACATTTATCTGTGATAATATTCCCGTGCAGCTAGATGTGGATATACAACAACCCGGGGCATTGTATTACTGGCAACAGGTACAGCAGGGACCTGCTATCAGCATCACCCAACCAGGCACCTGGCATGTGCGGATCTCGCTGAATGGTTGTGATACTGCTACCAGTTTTAATGTAGTGCAGGATGCACTGCCGCGTTTTGAACTCGGGCCGCCTGTGCAGATCTGCTACAATGATAAATTAGTGCTGGACCAATCGCAATACAATTACCCGCGGTATACCTGGCAGGATGGTTCTCATGCTGCATCTATCACGGTGAGGCAGGGTGGCAAATACTATCTTGAAACGGCTAACCGCTGTGGTACTTACAGCGATACACTGATCGTTATGCAAAAGGATTGTGAACCGGAATTTGTTTTTCCTACTGCATTTTCTCCTAACAAGGATGGCGTGAATGATCTTTTAAGACCAGTGTTCCGTGGAAATATTACTGACTATCTGCTGCAGGTTTATTCCCGCTGGGGCAACCTGTTATACCAATCCAACAATCCGCACCAGGGATGGGACGGACGCCAGAATGGAACGCTGTTGCCCCAGGGCAGTTATATTTGGCATCTGCAATACCGTTCTCTTACCACAAAAGAAATAAAGCATAATACGGGTAGTGTGGTGTTGATCAACTAG
- a CDS encoding HD domain-containing protein: MEHIINATVKFVKKELEGAEGGHDWWHIHRVWQRSKLIAQKEKADLLVVELGALLHDIADAKFHDGNEEIGPVKAVAFMQTQNIPAGTIKHVENIIRHISFKGGNNAREFYSPELGIVQDADRLDALGAIGIARAFNYGGFKNRPLYDPAIKPRLQMTREEYKASTAPTINHFYEKLLLLKDRMNTATGKALAEEKHAFMETFLEKFYEEWEGA, from the coding sequence ATGGAACACATTATCAATGCAACAGTTAAGTTTGTAAAAAAGGAATTGGAAGGGGCCGAAGGTGGGCACGATTGGTGGCATATCCACCGTGTATGGCAAAGATCTAAACTGATCGCACAAAAGGAGAAGGCAGACCTGCTGGTGGTAGAATTAGGGGCTTTGCTGCATGATATCGCAGATGCAAAGTTCCATGACGGCAATGAGGAGATCGGGCCCGTTAAAGCCGTTGCTTTTATGCAAACACAGAACATCCCCGCGGGCACGATCAAACATGTAGAGAACATCATCCGGCATATCTCTTTCAAAGGAGGTAATAATGCAAGGGAATTCTATTCGCCGGAACTGGGTATTGTGCAGGATGCAGACAGACTGGACGCCTTAGGGGCTATAGGCATAGCGCGCGCGTTTAATTATGGTGGTTTCAAGAACCGCCCCCTGTATGACCCTGCCATAAAACCCCGGCTGCAAATGACCCGGGAAGAATATAAAGCCAGCACGGCACCTACTATCAATCACTTTTACGAAAAGCTGTTGCTGTTGAAAGACAGGATGAACACAGCCACCGGAAAAGCATTAGCGGAAGAGAAACATGCTTTCATGGAAACATTCCTTGAAAAGTTCTATGAAGAATGGGAGGGGGCCTGA
- a CDS encoding ABC transporter permease: MLHNYFLVSWRNIVKDKVSSIINIGGLAVGLAITIMLLLWIRDAMNYDKFHAKLPRIHQLMFNHQLGGDIGTSRSVAGPLAAVLREDVPDIRYAARTTYTNQQMVHAGENSFYERGFYAEPDLFRMLSFETIEGNPITALQDPGSVVITERTAKKLFGTGNATGKILQHNNVHDLKVGAVIRDIPLNSTFQFDVVLPFKIFEQENSEWINRWDNNSIQTWAELTPSSDITIVNKKIQEAVKRHADVEKVTFFAYPLADLHLYGSFRNGKVSGGLIDGVKVMIITGVFILLIACVNFMNLATAHSERRAREVGVRKVLGAPRKVIIIQFLAEALCMTFLALLLALLLARMVLPFVNRLPDVHFSFDVFNWPVLGALTGITIITGLVAGSYPAFFLSNFKPVKVLKGTVTNNKGGALLRKGLVTFQFVISIFLIISIVVIFRQQQHIQNRPLGYEKENLIIIPARGDMGDKFSLFKAEVQQIPGVQSISAGSNNMIKFGGSVDGIQWPGKTDDQNFPVTVTTVNYDWTKTAGLKMAAGRDFDPAYGADTSACLLNETAVRKMGLKEPVIGTKLGDKTVIGVVEDFVFNQASSNPGPMMISLGTGGSYFFVRLKNDNNWQKTVSLIETAAKRSNPNYPFELQFMKAEYDKEYRGLRAAAQLTFGLGLLAIFISCLGLFGLSTFLAERRNKEIGIRKVFGAGIMKIWFSLSKDFMKPVLIAFVLASPLAAFVMQKLLSDADYRIELSWWMFVLSGLVALIIAVVTVSFQGVKAALRNPVKSLRME; this comes from the coding sequence ATGCTGCATAACTACTTTCTGGTATCCTGGAGGAATATTGTAAAAGATAAGGTTTCTTCCATCATCAATATAGGCGGGCTCGCTGTTGGGCTGGCCATTACCATTATGCTCCTGTTATGGATCAGGGATGCTATGAACTATGATAAATTCCATGCAAAGCTTCCCCGGATACACCAGTTGATGTTCAACCACCAGTTGGGTGGAGACATTGGCACATCCAGGTCTGTAGCCGGTCCTTTGGCAGCTGTGCTGCGTGAGGATGTACCGGATATCAGATACGCCGCCCGTACCACCTACACCAATCAGCAAATGGTCCATGCCGGTGAAAACAGTTTCTATGAAAGAGGTTTCTACGCTGAGCCGGACCTTTTCCGCATGCTCAGCTTTGAAACTATTGAAGGCAACCCCATTACTGCATTGCAAGACCCCGGATCTGTAGTGATCACGGAAAGAACGGCTAAAAAACTCTTCGGTACAGGAAACGCAACCGGCAAAATACTGCAGCATAATAATGTACACGATCTGAAAGTGGGAGCAGTGATCAGAGACATCCCGCTGAACAGTACTTTCCAGTTCGATGTAGTACTACCCTTTAAAATATTTGAACAGGAAAACAGCGAATGGATCAACAGGTGGGATAACAACAGCATCCAGACATGGGCGGAACTAACGCCCTCTTCCGATATTACTATTGTCAATAAAAAAATACAGGAGGCCGTTAAAAGACATGCAGATGTTGAGAAAGTTACATTCTTTGCTTATCCCCTGGCTGACCTGCACCTGTATGGCAGTTTCAGGAATGGCAAAGTAAGCGGTGGATTGATAGACGGTGTGAAGGTGATGATCATTACAGGAGTATTCATCTTACTGATTGCCTGCGTGAACTTTATGAACCTTGCCACGGCACATTCTGAACGCCGTGCCAGAGAAGTAGGCGTACGTAAAGTTTTAGGTGCTCCACGAAAAGTGATCATTATACAATTCCTCGCGGAAGCATTGTGTATGACCTTCCTTGCATTGCTTTTAGCCTTATTGCTGGCCAGGATGGTCCTGCCCTTTGTGAACCGCCTCCCCGACGTTCATTTCAGTTTTGATGTTTTCAACTGGCCTGTTCTGGGTGCGTTAACCGGCATTACCATTATCACAGGCCTGGTGGCAGGTAGTTACCCTGCTTTCTTTTTAAGCAACTTTAAACCCGTGAAGGTATTGAAAGGTACAGTAACCAACAATAAAGGCGGCGCTCTTCTGCGCAAGGGATTGGTGACCTTTCAGTTTGTGATCTCCATCTTCCTGATCATTTCCATTGTTGTTATTTTCCGGCAACAGCAACATATACAAAACCGCCCACTGGGTTATGAAAAGGAGAACCTGATCATCATACCCGCAAGAGGTGATATGGGCGACAAGTTTAGTTTATTCAAAGCAGAGGTACAACAGATCCCCGGCGTGCAAAGTATTTCAGCAGGTAGTAATAATATGATCAAATTTGGCGGTAGCGTAGATGGTATTCAATGGCCGGGCAAAACAGATGATCAGAACTTCCCTGTTACTGTTACCACCGTAAATTACGACTGGACAAAAACAGCAGGTTTAAAAATGGCCGCAGGCCGTGATTTTGATCCTGCTTATGGTGCAGATACGTCCGCCTGCCTGCTCAATGAAACAGCGGTAAGAAAGATGGGCCTGAAGGAACCTGTGATCGGCACTAAACTGGGAGATAAAACAGTAATAGGCGTGGTAGAGGATTTTGTTTTCAATCAAGCCAGTTCTAATCCCGGCCCCATGATGATCAGCCTCGGCACTGGTGGCAGCTATTTCTTTGTCAGGTTAAAGAATGATAATAACTGGCAGAAAACGGTGAGCCTGATTGAAACAGCTGCGAAACGAAGCAATCCCAACTATCCTTTCGAGCTGCAATTCATGAAAGCGGAGTATGATAAAGAATACCGCGGCCTTCGTGCAGCAGCGCAGCTTACATTCGGATTGGGCCTGCTTGCCATCTTCATTTCCTGCCTTGGGTTGTTTGGTCTTTCTACTTTTCTCGCAGAGCGGCGTAATAAAGAAATTGGTATACGCAAAGTATTTGGCGCCGGTATTATGAAGATCTGGTTCTCCTTATCCAAAGACTTTATGAAACCTGTATTAATAGCTTTTGTACTGGCCTCTCCCCTCGCCGCTTTTGTAATGCAAAAACTACTGAGCGACGCAGACTACCGGATAGAGCTATCCTGGTGGATGTTTGTTCTATCCGGACTGGTGGCCCTTATCATAGCAGTGGTTACGGTGAGTTTCCAGGGCGTAAAAGCAGCCCTGAGGAACCCGGTGAAATCGTTGCGGATGGAATAA
- a CDS encoding heavy-metal-associated domain-containing protein: METVQFKTNIKCTGCIAAVSPVLNELAGEGKWEVDLLSPEKVLTVKLEKASEQEIKKAIEGVGYKAEEIS; the protein is encoded by the coding sequence ATGGAAACCGTACAATTTAAGACGAATATTAAGTGCACAGGATGTATTGCTGCCGTATCACCGGTATTGAATGAGCTGGCCGGAGAAGGTAAATGGGAAGTGGATCTGTTGAGCCCGGAAAAGGTATTGACTGTAAAATTGGAGAAAGCGAGTGAGCAGGAGATCAAAAAGGCGATTGAAGGTGTGGGTTATAAGGCAGAGGAGATTTCCTGA